A segment of the Cloacibacillus sp. genome:
GCAAATCAGGCGCTTCTTGCGGCGGCGGCCGGAGCGGCCTACGTCAGCCCGTTTGTCGGCAGGCTGGACGACATCGGTGAGGACGGGCTTCAGCTCGTTCGTGACGTGGTTGATATTTTCGACCTCTACGGCATAGATACAAAGGTCATCGCGGCAAGCCTGCGCCACCCCGCGCACGTGCTTGAATGCGCGAGGGCCGGCGCCCACTTTGCCACGGTTCCGTTTAAGGTGCTTCAGATGCTTTTCAACCACCCGCTCACCTCAAAGGGCATAGACCAGTTTGAAAAGGACTGGGAGGCGTATCTGAGCGGCAAAAAGTAGCATACGGCGCTTGACGCAGCTCAAAGCAGCCGCGCCTATAGACTAAAACGCGGCACCCGCTGATGGCCGCCCCTTATATGGCGGCCATCACTTTTGGCAGCGCTTCCTTTACTACCTCTACGCCGCGCAGAAATTCGGCTATCTCTATCTGCTCGTTCGAGCTGTGGTCGTACTGCGAGTCACCGGGGCCGTAGGCTCCCATAGGGCAGCCCCAGACTGAGAGCACGTTGAAGTCGCATGTGCCCTGTTTTGCCAGCACGCGCGGAGCCTGCCCTGTGACGCCGCGAATAGCCGCGCGGAAGGCGCGTATGACTGGGTCGCTCATTCCAACTTCGTGCGGCGGCACGTATTCGATAATGTTGAGGCTGACGCCGTTTCTTTCCGCTATGGCGGCCAGCATTGTCTCCAGTTCGGCTTGTTCTGCGCCTATCGGCGTGCGGAGGTCCATCGTGACGGAGGCGGTGCGTTTGCCGGCCTCGTGCCCTTCCAT
Coding sequences within it:
- a CDS encoding M20/M25/M40 family metallo-hydrolase translates to ILFSFAGEDGGAHRSGSPGPMTGAVLAAAELTQLTEKLGKGYSTAVMEMEGHEAGKRTASVTMDLRTPIGAEQAELETMLAAIAERNGVSLNIIEYVPPHEVGMSDPVIRAFRAAIRGVTGQAPRVLAKQGTCDFNVLSVWGCPMGAYGPGDSQYDHSSNEQIEIAEFLRGVEVVKEALPKVMAAI